The Dysidea avara chromosome 11, odDysAvar1.4, whole genome shotgun sequence genome includes the window aagcagtcacagtattcttcggaggagcagtgtagctagcaagcttataaataagaagATATGGTTAGCGAGGGGTAGCTGTTGTCATTAATAAGAAGATATGGTTAGCGAGGGGTAGCTGAAGAAGATATGGTTATAAATAAGAAGATATGGTTAGCGAGGGGTAGCTGAAGCATGTAatgatcttttttttctttaatcTTTGGCTTacacttacagcttgggtgaagttgtgactCAGAAAGGGAaacctggggccccactttaattctttgccctgggccccttaatttctctagGCAGCCCTGTACATTTGCACAGTTTATAAACATTAAACGAGCGTTAACCTGCATGGCCCcaattagtctcgcgtggccagaccgcttttttccgtatagcggtctggccacgcgagactaggccCCAATTGCTTACGTaatgtgcattaaatagaattgcgCATACGCAATACTAATAATGGCCTGTCTAATAATTGATGTAGGCGGAGACCAGAAACAGGATTACCACTTGGAatgtagttgattggaggatatcgatttgcGTTGTGGACCACAGGTCCTACCTGTGTAAGTTTCATGCGAGATGAATCATCAGAAGCGGAGTTGTAGCCTCTTGAAGGAGCCCCGCTATTAAATTTTGCAGTCTGACGTAATTTTCGTGACGTAACACTATATATTGTAGTACCCCACTTTCCTCCGTAGTAGCCACTAGTCTCgcatgccagacggtttgtgtgggggcggcaaataaaccgtcgctggctggtcactgttgcacactttccgtgaactcactggaatgcaattagattacatcacggcattgttttgcgccaaggatgatgcaataatcgttccaatcacctctttgagcagactaagacaataattgtactggtaatgtccaGGTGACGTATTCGAAACATTACTGAACGTCTTCCTCGACAATTCTGTCGTTTCGCAAATCCGTAGCGAACCACGATCGTTCTTATACAAAagccctgtactagggaaacaaagatcctaagcccatggcgttgttaaactttcgaaaaagtgatctgtagccgagattcagttctttattacactaagaatttgaattattagtggttgtttcgtcacagagtgcgcgaagcgatctgattggctctgccaacattccggcagtggtcccggaatgtgtgcaacagtgaccagacggtttatttgccgcccccacacaaaccgtctggcacgcgagactaagtaGCCACTTCCTTGTTTATTTGATTTTAACTGACAACAAAATCATTCGGTAGCTATGTCATGGATTTATAAACCCCGGGTACCTGGGGATTGTAAATCTGTTTATGAATATTACTACCACAATTAAATTATTTCCTGTGATTTTAGCTATACTTCCTTAATAGGTAATTTTCCGTGACCAGCCACAGAAAGTTCTTCACTGGTTTCTCTTAGAGCTCAGTGCTTATAAAAAGGTGAACAATTCATGTCAGTACACATGCAAACAAAATTGACTCAACTGTTGTACTAATCAGTATAACTGATCCGAGCATAGCAGAGTATTTTGAAAATGAATTTATTCTTCTTAAATGTACTTCTGTGTGCTGCTGTGATTACTAGTGGAAATGCAATTGATGATCCAATGGTATGGCAACAGGTACAAGTTATCTTCATCTTCACCAATGTTTTGTTCTATACAGGACTCTACTGAGCAGAATAATCATGAAAATGGTCAGTATCAGTTCAAACCTATCCATTCAGAGCAACCCTACCAGGGCAAAAGAATTGCAAGACGATCAAAGAGAGTAAGCCAGTGATTTTTACAAATATACATAGCATTGTTTAATGGTTGTCCAGAAAATAATGCTTTGAACAGTATTATGAACCAAGTCTTTACCCTCACTTGTCAAACTATAGCTCTGTTTTAAAGCCAAACATTATCAACTTATAAAATAAATGATAATGGGTTTGCTGTATGCTACTCTTGATATCTTCATGATTATATTATTTGATTGCCTCCAAACCCGTGTATACCAGCTCACTAAATTCACACACATTATATCAGTTGATTGCATGCAGCACTGCTTAGCTACCATATGACCATATTGCATGCACTATAATGTACATGGTCATATGTTTATTATGCAGATATTGTCATACAATAATGTTATATTGTTATAGTTGGTGGGGTGTTTTAATGGTGATGCAACTCGCCAACAGCAATATGGCAAAAAAGATATTCCCTATAAGGTTACAGCATTGAAGTGTGCTCACTTGGCTGATTATTCCTATGAAGAGTACAACAAAGTACAAGGAAAGATCAACTCCATGTCAACAAAGTTTAATTTTGATCACCTAAATGTTACAAAGGATCTTCACACTGTGACTAGTGATGCTGACACTCAGGGTTTTGTGGCCATAGACAAAACAAACTGTGAAGCTTTTATTGTTTTTAGAGGCTCAGAGAGCACCCAAGATTATAAAAATGACCTTCATCTTTATGGAAGCAGTGAGATGTCAGAATTTGGTGAAAGGGGTACTGATGATTATGCCGCATTTCTTCCAGGTTTCAACAACGCTCTTTTGGCTGTCTATGATTCCATAGTTAAACCAGCAGTGGTCGATGCCTTAAGAGAAGGAATGAAGGTTTACTTTGTAGGCCATAGTCTTGGTGGAATATTGGCAACTATGGCAGCTATCAGGACTTACCACGAAAATTACAATAATACGAAGTATGCCAAAAGCTTGTACCTTTTTGTTTATGGGTGCCCTCGTGGAATTGGAGGAGGGTGGAAATTTTATGGCTCCAATAATCAGGTTAAAGTTCATTCTTATAACATTAAGATTGAAAATGATATAGTAACAAATTGTCATTTGATGTCAGGATTTGAGTCACCAGACAAAGTCTACAACCTAGGAAAATATAGAGGTTTTGTTAAACCCCATTATATGTCAAGTTACATTGAAAAATTAGAAGATCTTGCTAATGATGTTTACAATCATAATATACCAGCAAGGGATCCTGCCTTGATAGCATCAAGCAAATGTGAACGTAAGAAACAAGTGGGTTGTTCAGGTCAATTTCCGACATGGTGCTGGATTAGATGTAACCCTGACAACTTTGATGACTGGTGTTATACCAGACAGTTAGATCCACGTCAAAATTGCAACTACGCATTGTGTGCACAGCAGCAAGACAACCTCAGCTGTGGAGACAACTCATGTTCATAGAAGCTAAAACAATTCTCGCAATGTTGCTGTTGAACATTTTTGGTTGTGCTTTCAGactatatatgtacagtgtatatgttaAGTTATGCTATATATACACAATTTCATTATAGCTTTTATGATTAATGTAACCAATTTATTTTGTATGACCAAGAGTTGATTTAGAGATGGGGGAGCTAGGAGTGCTTCattctttttaaaaaattacCATATGCCAGCTAGTGTTAGTTACAACTGCAATTGCATTTTATGTGTAATAATTGATGAAGAGATAGAGAGGCAAGGGCTAAGTTCTTTTTAGAAATAAGAAAATTGGCCAAGATCATAAATTAGCAGTCATTATTATTTAGGAGTGGGGCTTCAATAATTATTTAGGAGCAAGGCTTAAATTGAAGCTGTTAAAATTTGCAttgttctaataaaacaatcaactactctaatagagcatccaAAGTGGTTTCATCGATACTTTACCAAGCAACTATTTATTAAGAAAAATACCACTTGGTGAACCTCTTCTTGTTAAACTCAATATTGTTGCAGTTGAATGTTTATTAGTTGTGAGGTGTTTTTTTGAAACATACACATATTCTGCTTTGACCCACATCATTATTATAAAAAGATTGTGATCTGATCAGATAAATAAACTGATCTCTATTGGCCTACAATATACTTTAACACAATACATTAGGGCACATTAGTTTGCATTACAAGAATTGTGATAGCCTATTCAATAGTACATGTAGTAGGTCTCTGTGAAATACATTATGAAGTCATTTTAAGGATACAATTTCTAAGTGGTACTATAGTCTTAGACTCTTAATGTTCTACAACAGGCTGGGATACAAAGTGAAAACTGTCTACAGTACACCATTGAGAAATATTTCTTGTCCTTCGTAATAGGCTGTCCTTAATTCAGAGGTTATATATAATATGCATGATACCAAATCCTTTCAGTTGCAGGTCCAGATCTAGACTTCTAAAGTGGTGGGTTCTACTCTGAGAGAATTGCTATCCAATATAAGCAGTTCAACACTACCACTATCACTGTTATTCCTGGTGGGACTTTAGGTACCCACCTTCACTTTGTAAGGCATGAGGTATGAGCATAGATAGTGCGTGTAATTGTTACAGTGTATCATGATATAAATGCACTGTCAAGTAATACCTGCATGCTTATCAATACATCTTTTTGATAAGAAACACTTGCAGGATTATGCATGAATGATGAGCTCAATAATATGCCAAAAGTTAATGTAATGAAACTGAACAAGTTGCACTTCCAAGACATGTGGGTACAATGATTGTACTCACATGTCTCAGAAGTTCAGTTGCTTCAACATTTTCATTATACACCTACACATTTAAACTGAgttatatacactgttaaaaagaaTAGGGGAGTTCCTAGTGTAGGGAAGATTTAACACCCCTGAATTTTAGTGGAGAGTACTGAAATACTACTCTAGAATAGAGTAACAGCAAGCCTTTGAAAGTGTTAGTGTGGGACTTGTATAGAAGAGTCACATAAACAAGCAAGGTGTTTCCTTTACTCTATATTATTATCCCACCATAGACAGCTGTTAAAATCTCAAAATGATGTACAATGAATGCAAAGATGTATCACCATTCACTAAAAATACATAGTATAATCCCACTGTAGTTATTTGACATGAAGTCACTGCATATCATATAGCTTGTGAAAAATCAGTAGCTGAGTATATCATAATCACTGACACATGAGTCTTGTTCCCAACTGCTGTAACGCTTTATTCCTGACTGTTGTAACTTTTTTTCTGCCTATCATAAATAGCAGCACAATAAATAAGTGTTCCACCATTGTACAGTTGGTTACCCATATCTAGTAATGAAGATATGTCACATACAGTTGCCATCATCATTGGTAGTCTAGTGTATACAAATAGTACCTGGAATTTATCATTTTGCTGTCACATTTATTGAGGTTATAACTCTTTCTGCAATATTTGTATCTTCTCAGTGACTCAACTTCAGTTTTAAACTGCTCTCATAACATTGAGACATCCTGCTAACAAACAATAATACTTAAGTACAAATGTAAATGTTATCTCATTACAAGTTAAAGCTGATCTACTCATCTTTGACAAGATGCACAAAGCATATAATATATGCGACCGGGCTTGCAAAAAATAGGGtgtgtgggcacataaaaattgcctactttttgcAAACTTTGAtgtatcataactttgtattccatgtCTCTGTGATCATgacattttcagcacttattaaacatttagttgccGTTACAattcaagttacagaatgaaaatattccatcccagtactgagatatgacaaGTTAGGTGATGggttgtagtttgtgcccacatgcacttgttcgcaggcccagtcacatattgtattgAATCATCAAAAATTAAATGCATGTGACTCGGCTACATCTTCTTGGTTAGCCTAAAATGTAAAGATACGAGCGACAACATATGCAGTAATACAAATTACCAGCTAATTCATGATTCAGTAGCTAACATCACATAGGGCTGGTCAGCTTTGGCTGACTACAGATATTTCCACATGTAAAAATGACTAGCTAGCTGGCTTCAGCAGTTTTCTCTCCTTCATATCTTCCTATAGAATTCATAAATAGGTCAGACCACGAAGTGGTTGCAAGCTATTTAGAATAGTATGAAGAGGGTTAGGttgagcatatcaatggtgtatgACCACATTGGCCAGTTTTATTCTCAAACAGCTAATTTTGCAGCTCTGATTATTGCCCACCCAGTGCAATAGTATAAAAAGCCGGAACCCACAATTGATCCCACTCTGGTCTTTGAGTAGCTTGAACTCATGCATTACTTTGGGTAGGAGGGtgggaccattgatatgctcaaCCTCACTCTCTTCATACAATTCTAAATAGCTAGCTTGCATAGCTtaaactattgtcatgtgttcgGGCATGTGCTAGCTAGTGCTGCTTGTCATACTCTAATGGAATAGTTAATAATTAGTGTTCTAAACAAATGACTGCATGGTCTGTAATTATTACAGGTGAATCTTAACTCCATTGTATAGAGAGTAAAACAAATGCACACAAGTGTGGCTTTGATGGGGTTtcaccagtttctggaaaccagtcagctcTTTTTTAAttgaaaaaaataattaaaacagTAAGCAAAATTTAAGTGTAATGAAGTAAGTTCTAGTCATAACAATCTCTCTCCAACAGGAAATTGTTTATTCTGAGCTTTGAACATGTTAAGCgtctctaaaataattatcaattACGCTATTGTGACTTCTGCAACTCttcaattgtaattgtaaattttggatagaggcggcgtagcctgtacatccaaatcatacacacaaagaagtagctatatcattaaaaatcatacagtatattactatagtgtctgtccagcagattcTTGAATTGAATAGGGGAGTTGGAGTTAATCACTGATTGAGGTAAAGAATTCCAATCGTTAATCAATTTAGCTGAAAAGAAGGATGATCTTGACAAAGAATTTGTATGTGGCTTGAATAATTTCGTGTTGCGTCCTCTTGTTGTTGTGATAGTAAAAAATTACAAACTGTATTTATGCTATAAAAACTGTTGACCATTTGGTACAAAAATAGTAGATCTCCTTTGAGTCTTCAGTACTGCAAAGATAGTAAATTTAGATAGTGCAATCAATCATAATATTAAATCCCGACAGGTGGTAAATAATGCACCAGATCTTTCTGTAttagtggtggatctagaaattaaTAGAGAGTGAAAGCAGTATACAAGTTGATAACTGACTAATAGTACTGcgtactgtttgtagattgtaGACATTCCAGGAATGTAACACCAATTGCAAAACTGTAGTTGATGCAGCATTTcacaataatactgtatagcctaaatattttgagggggaatTTTTTTGCTGGTTTTGCGGTTTTGTtggttatcagcgaaaattttaaccttgaaatattttgacttccatatagtctaatacattcttggagtgtttgcaaatccacaataaaaattatttttagcaacatgtAACtcaaaatatttgcccctcaaaatatttaggctatatggtacgGTACTGTGATAagtggttgactttgataaCAAAGttatcacatgctaccacatcCACTCTCTGAATACGCAAGTCCCTTTTCAGCCCCATATGTAAGGTCACACTACTATTAGTGTGACTAATATGGTGTGCATCCTACTCTTATAAggatgtgccagtttggacaaAAATATCACACCTACGTTCGTGTGTTGTGACCACTACtgtatttacagtgtagaaATGATGACAACAAAATCATTCAGTATGCCATGGGTTTACAAACCGTGGGTACTTGGGGATTATAAATCTGTTTATGAATACTACTAACACAATTAAATCATTTCCTGTGATTCTAGCTATACTTCCTTAATAGGTAATTTTCCGTGACCAGCCACAGAAAGTTCTTCACTGGTTTCTCTTAGAGCTGCTACAATATAAAAAGGTGAACAATTCATGGCTGTACACATGCAAACAAAATTGACTCAACTGCAGTATACTAATCAGTATAACTGATCCGGGCATAGCCAGAGTATTATTGAAAATGAATTTATTTTTCTTAAGTGTACTTCTGTGTGCTGCTGTGATTACTAGTGGAAATGTAATTGCTGATTCGATGGTATGGCAACAGGCACACATTATCTTTATCTTCACTAATATTTTGTTCTTTACAGGACTCTACTGAGCAGAATAATCATGAAAACGGTCAGTATCAGTTCAAAACTATCCATTCAAAGCAACCCTACACAATTGCAAGACGATCAAGGAGAGTAAGCCAGTGattttacatatatacataacaTTGTTTAATGGTTGTCCAGAAAATAATGCTTTGAACAGTATTATGAACCAAGTCTTTACCCTTACTTGTCAAATTATAGCTCTGTTTTAAAGCCAAACATTATCAACTTTTAATAATGATGGGTGTGCTGTATGATACTTTTAATATCTTCATGATTATATTATTTGATAGCCTCAAAAGCCATACATACCAGCTCAATAAATTCACACACATTATAGCAGTTGATTGCATGCAGCAATGCTTTGCTAACATGTGGTCATATTACATGCATAATAACGTACAACATGATCACATGTTTATTATGCAGATATTGTCATACAATAATGTTCTATTGTTACAGTTGGTGGGGTGTTTTAATGGTGATGCAACTCGCCAACAGCAATATGGCAAAAAAGATATTCCCTATAAGGTTACAGCATTGAAGTGTGCTCACTTGGCTGATTATTCCTATGAAGAGTACAACAAAGTACAAGGAAAGATCAACTCCATGTCGACAAAGTTTAATTTTGATCACCTAAATGTTACAAAGGATCTTCACACTGTGACTAGTGATGCTGACACTCAGGGTTTTGTGGCCATAGACAAAACAAACTGTGAAGCTTATATTGTTTTTAGAGGCTCAGATAGCATCCAAGATTATAAAAATAACCTTGATCTTTATGGACGCAGTGAGATGTCAGAATTTGGTGAAAGGGGTACTGATGATTATGCCGCATTTCTTCCAGGTTTTAACAAAGCTCTTTTGCCTGTCTATGATTCCATAGTTAAACCAGCAGTGGTTGATGCCTTAAGAGAAGGAATGAAGGTTTACTTTGTAGGCCATAGTCTTGGTGGAATATTGGCAACTATGGCAGCTATCAGGACTTACCACGAGAATTACAATAATACGAAGTATGCCAAAAGCTTGTACCTTTTTGTTTATGGGTGCCCTCGTGGCATCGGAGGAGGGTGGAAATTTTATGGTTCCAATAATCAGGTTAAGGTTCATTCTTATAACATTAAGATTGAAAATGATATAGTAACAAATTGTCATTTGATGTCAGGATTTGAGTCACCAGACAAAGTCTACAACCTAGGAaaatatagaggttttcttAAATCCCATTATATGTCAAGTTACATTGAAAAATTAGAAGATCTTGCTAATGATGTTTACAATCATAATATACCAGCAAGGGATCCTACCTTGATAGCATCAAGCAAATGTGAACGTAAGGAACAAGTGGGTTGTTCAGGTCAATTTCCGACATGGTGCTGGATTAGATGTAACCCTGACAACTTTAATGACTGGTGTTATACCAGACAGTTAAATCCAAGTCAAAATTGCAACTATGCATTGTGTGCGCAGCAGCAAGACAACCTCAGCTGTGGAGACAACGCATGTTCATAATAGCTAAAATAATTCTCCCAATGTTGTTGTTGAACATTTTTGGTTGTGCTTTCAGACTATATATGCACAGTGTATATGTTAAGTTACTATACAATTTCATTATAGCTTTTATGTTTAATGTAACCAATTGACTTTGTACTGACCAAGAGCTGATTTAGGGATGGGGGAGCTTGGAGTGCTTCATTATTATCATATGCTAGCTAGGAAGTTAGTGACAATTGCACTTGAAGTATAATTGATGAGGAGATGGAGAGGCAAGCTTAAGGAAAGGGCTAAGCTCTTTTTATAAATAATGAGAATTGGCTAAAATTATAATTTAGCagtagctaattattattaaaGAGTGCGGCTTGAATGATAATTATTTAGGGACAAGGCTTAAATTACAGCTGTTAAAATTTGCAATGCTCTATACTCTAAAATAGTATTCAAAGTGGTTTCATCATCGATGCTTTACTAAACAATGATATTAAGGAAAATACCAATGTGTGAGATAAATAATTCAGCTAAGAAGCCAGATAAatacaaacacagtacaaacaaacaattaaaCAGTATTGCAACATGAAAACGTAGTCTACCTGTGTTTATATCAGAGAGACAGGCTTGTTCTGTTTGTATActtatccttttgtacaacccagtcttttgacaaaaataaCATGAcagttacatgtacaatataattacaaggTGTCAGGAGTCTAGCCTCAGGGTTACTAAGctactttaaaaagtaatgagccatggcaaggcaaaaaaaattaaattgtagctacttataaaactaaataattatacatgGCAACAGATCGACT containing:
- the LOC136238810 gene encoding uncharacterized protein, whose protein sequence is MNLFFLNVLLCAAVITSGNAIDDPMDSTEQNNHENGQYQFKPIHSEQPYQGKRIARRSKRLVGCFNGDATRQQQYGKKDIPYKVTALKCAHLADYSYEEYNKVQGKINSMSTKFNFDHLNVTKDLHTVTSDADTQGFVAIDKTNCEAFIVFRGSESTQDYKNDLHLYGSSEMSEFGERGTDDYAAFLPGFNNALLAVYDSIVKPAVVDALREGMKVYFVGHSLGGILATMAAIRTYHENYNNTKYAKSLYLFVYGCPRGIGGGWKFYGSNNQVKVHSYNIKIENDIVTNCHLMSGFESPDKVYNLGKYRGFVKPHYMSSYIEKLEDLANDVYNHNIPARDPALIASSKCERKKQVGCSGQFPTWCWIRCNPDNFDDWCYTRQLDPRQNCNYALCAQQQDNLSCGDNSCS
- the LOC136237988 gene encoding uncharacterized protein, giving the protein MNLFFLSVLLCAAVITSGNVIADSMDSTEQNNHENGQYQFKTIHSKQPYTIARRSRRLVGCFNGDATRQQQYGKKDIPYKVTALKCAHLADYSYEEYNKVQGKINSMSTKFNFDHLNVTKDLHTVTSDADTQGFVAIDKTNCEAYIVFRGSDSIQDYKNNLDLYGRSEMSEFGERGTDDYAAFLPGFNKALLPVYDSIVKPAVVDALREGMKVYFVGHSLGGILATMAAIRTYHENYNNTKYAKSLYLFVYGCPRGIGGGWKFYGSNNQVKVHSYNIKIENDIVTNCHLMSGFESPDKVYNLGKYRGFLKSHYMSSYIEKLEDLANDVYNHNIPARDPTLIASSKCERKEQVGCSGQFPTWCWIRCNPDNFNDWCYTRQLNPSQNCNYALCAQQQDNLSCGDNACS